TAGCAATTTTTCACAAATTTCTAAGCTTCATAATCCCCTCCAGCGCCATACTGCCAAGCTTGTAGCCAGCGTTGAAAATAATATTTCTGGGTAGGAGTCCAAGTTTGGGTCCAAGGGGCGATCGCGTTGCCTAAGGGATATAAAGCGCTATAGAGGGCTAAGCCGCTGAAGTGCCGAGTCCAGTCTAAGAGAGCGGTGAAGCCCACTTGAGGCACAATTTTGGCAACTAAGCTGGGATGGGCGAGAGATGTTTTGAGTAGGGTGCGAGAGAGGGCAGAAAACCGGACAACATCCTGCAAGAAAGGCCGTAATACAGGGTCACCTAGTTGAGACATTTCTTGAAAGACATCTGCTAACAATTGATTAATTTGATTCGGGTCTACTGGCTGGTTCACCCCCACACTCATGGCCTTTTGGAATAACCAAGTGACTGAGACATTGGGTTGATAGGGCTGGAGCAGCGCTAAGGCTTTGCGATCGAGGGCGTTGCTTTCTAGAGCTTGATGAATCCCATGCGTGAGACGCTCCAAGTGGCGCACCATTGCCCCAAAGCCACCAAAGCTAAGCGGTGACTGACCACCACTACTATCTCCCACCTGCAAAATGTGAGGCCAAGCTGGTTGGAGAGGGCTGTTTTGGTAACAAGGAAAGAGGCCAAATAAAGCTCGCTGAAATTGCAGCTGAGACAAATCAACTTGTTGGTATTCAGGTAGGAGGCGAAAATATTCCTCAAACAAGGTTTCTAAGCTGAAGCGATCGGGATGGGCATCTAGGTAAGTAAAAAGGTAAGTGGTGCGGCCATCACGGGCAGGAAAGGCTTCCCAAAAATATTGACACTGGTTTTGGATCGGGGTGAATGAAACCAACAAATCCCCCGCCTCATTGTTAGGAAAACCTTGGGCACAAGTGCCAACCACTAAACAGATACCATCTGGAGTTTGGCCTTGCCGAGCTTGCTGCACAATCGGCGAAAAATGTCCCATTGCATCAATCAGCAACCTTGTCTTCAGGTCTTGCCCCGCTTTGACAGTTACTCCATTCGGATGGGCGATCGCGCCTTCAAAATCTGTGTGTTCCAGCAGCTTGCCCCCGCTCGCCAGAAAACGAGACTTGAGCGTATCGAGTAAAAAAACTGGATCAACTCCAATATTGAGGATGTCCCGCACCCAGAGGTCAGAGCCACCTAAAAAGCTAATGCGGGCAGGATTGTATTCGGTCGCGATCGCCTGCTCTAGTTCTGTTTCGGTGAGTAAACCGAGTTCTACAAAGACTTGTAGTTCTTGACGAGAAATATTCCACTCTTGCTGACGCCCCCGCAGCGCCCCTCGCTCTACCAGTGCCACTCGCCACCCTCTTTGGGCTAAAGCTGCGCCAATAAAAATCCCTAAAGTCCCCCCGCAGATCACGGCATCCCAATCCACCGACTCTAAGGCTTCCTGGCTAGGCTGAATAACTGTTGGGGTGGGAAGCTGCTGGTGGCGTAACTTGTGCCACAAATCATCAACCCGACGTAGCCCTGCTAGGGCATCTCCAGGCAAAGTAGCGAGAATTTGCTCGGTTAGGGTCATGGCAGTGAACTCAAGATTAGAGCGGGGCAATGCACATAACGTTGATCTACTCCCCGCTCTAAAGAACGGGGATTCGAGACTCAGACAGAGATTGCAAGCTGAGCCTGACTGACATCCCCTAATCCCCAGGTTGAGATCCCAACCTGTTTGATATTCACTGCGGCGTTGTCATCGCGGTCATTCACCGACTGACACGAAGGGCAACGCCACTGTCTGGTTGAGAGTTCCAGCGATTCCAAAACATGTTCACACTTTGAGCAGGTCTTAGAACTGGGAAACCAACGGTCGATATAGGCGACGTGCTTGCCCTTTTTGATGGCGACCCATTCGAGAATTTGCAGGAACTCGCGGAATCCTAGATCACTCACCTTTCGTCCCCAAAGACGCTGCATTCCCTTGAGGTTTAGTGTCTCGAAGTACAGCACATCAAATTGCTCAGTCAGCTTGTGTGCCAACTTCCAGAACCAGTCCCGTCTACGATTAGCGATATCCTCATGCCTGCGGGCCAAGTTGAGCCGAGCTTTTTCACGACCCTGAGAGCCTTTGCGTTTGCGGGAGTGGTGACGGCTAGCCTTCTGAATGGCAGCTAGCGACTGCTTGAAGAACTGGGGTGATTCAATACTGAAGCCCTCAGAGCAAGTGAGGAACGACTTCAACCCAAAATCAAAGCCCGCGATACGACTCGGCGCGACTTCTGGTTCAGGGTATTGGCCTGCGTCTACGACCACAACCATGAACAAATCACCCAAAGGAGTGCGCTTAATGGTCAGAGTCTTGACTTTGCCCTCAATCTCCCTAGAGTTCCAGTATTGATAGACCCGCTCTCCAATCTTGACGCGATTGCCACCCAAGAACTTGTAGCCCGCTTGCTTGAGGGTGAATGACTTATACTTTTTGACCTTCTTAAATCCGGGCGGTCTAACTCCTTGTTTGTGGTGCTTAAAAAACAGTTGATATGCTTTCTCAATGCGTTGGCAGACATCCTGCACCGCTTGAGAGCCAACCCACTGCCAGAACGCTTTACGCTTCCGTAGCTTGGCAATATGAGATTGAAGTTTGGCACAACTCAAATGCTTACCCCACATCCGGTAGTAGCGTTTGTGGAGAGCAATGCAGTGGTTGTATATCACTCCAGCAGCATTAATCGTCCGCTTGAGATAGCGGTTGCGCTTGTGCTGATAGAGCTTGAACTTCAGTGTCTTCATAAGTTCTATGATAGCTTATTAGTATAGGCATTGCATAGACATCAAATGAAAGAGACGCTCAATATCAGGGTTGAAGAGACAAGGCTTCAGAAACTACGGCAGGTGGCAAAAGTGAGAAAGAAAACCATGACACAGTTGGTTGAGGACTGGATTGATCGGCTACCCAATCCCCCGAAGGAGGACACTGCCGAATAAATTCGGCTATTCGCTGATATCCCCCGGTTGAAACACGGGGGCTTTACGCATCACTCTCGTAAGACCTAAATGGGTCGATTTGACATCACCCGTAAAATTTACCGACCAAACGCAACAACCGCATTTTGACCACCAAACCCAAAACTAAAACACAGCGCGTGTTGGAGGGGGCGATCGCTCGCTTCTGTTACATAACCCAAATCAAATTCTGGTTCTTGTAGCCCAACGCAAGGCGGCAAAACTTGATGTCGGAGAGCCATGAGACAAAATGCAGCCCCTAAAGCTCCCGAAACTCCTAGCGTATGGCCTGTAGCTCCTTTGGTGGAACTCACTGGGACGCCTAAGGGAAATAACTGCTGAATCAAGCTAGCTTCATGGCGATCGTTGAGCTGGGTAGCTGTACCGTGAGCATGGATATAGTCAATCGCTTCGGGCCTTAAGTGGCTGCGATCGAGGCATTGCTGAACCGCCACGATCGCAGCTCGGCTGCTTGGGTCAGGGGCACTCATATGGTAGCCGTCAGCCGTTAAGCCAAAACCTAAAATGCGGCCATAAACCAGAGCCGATCGCTGTTGTGCTAACTCCGCCGACTCCAGCACCAAGACAGCGGCCCCCTCCCCTAACACCAAGCCTTCCCGACGGCGATCGAAAGGATAAGCCCCTGTTGCGGCCAAAGCTCCCATTTGTTGAAAACCAGCCAGCGTCAGGGGCGTAATTGGAGACTCCACAGCTCCCGCAATCACTCGCTGACATTGCCCAGCTCGTATTAACTCAAATCCCTGCGCGATCGCCCATATCCCAGTTGCACAAGCCGCCATTGGGGCGAGTACAGGCCCAGAGCTACCAATTTGCCGAGCTGCCGCGATCGCCACCTGACCCGGTAACGTTTCCAGCCAAGGGAGAGCGATCGGATCGCTCGGTAAGGGCTGCGCCAGTAGGCGGTGCCGCGCTTGTAGCTCCCATTGGCTTTGATAACTGCGACTTGACCCAATCACGACCCCAGATTCCCTCAAAGGCGGCGCTAGACCTGCATCTTGCAAAGCTGCGGCCACTACCTGCTGAGTTAAGTCATTAAGCACCACTGGGTGCTTGCCCAACATAGCCAGAGGACGTGGTTCTAATTCTGGAAAGGGCTGTCGTAGCAAAATCCTTGATTGGTTTGCCAGGAGTTGCTGCCAACTCGCCTGCAAGGTGTCACCCAACGCAGACACCAAGCCCATACCTGTCACCACTAC
This DNA window, taken from Trichocoleus desertorum ATA4-8-CV12, encodes the following:
- a CDS encoding FAD-binding oxidoreductase is translated as MTLTEQILATLPGDALAGLRRVDDLWHKLRHQQLPTPTVIQPSQEALESVDWDAVICGGTLGIFIGAALAQRGWRVALVERGALRGRQQEWNISRQELQVFVELGLLTETELEQAIATEYNPARISFLGGSDLWVRDILNIGVDPVFLLDTLKSRFLASGGKLLEHTDFEGAIAHPNGVTVKAGQDLKTRLLIDAMGHFSPIVQQARQGQTPDGICLVVGTCAQGFPNNEAGDLLVSFTPIQNQCQYFWEAFPARDGRTTYLFTYLDAHPDRFSLETLFEEYFRLLPEYQQVDLSQLQFQRALFGLFPCYQNSPLQPAWPHILQVGDSSGGQSPLSFGGFGAMVRHLERLTHGIHQALESNALDRKALALLQPYQPNVSVTWLFQKAMSVGVNQPVDPNQINQLLADVFQEMSQLGDPVLRPFLQDVVRFSALSRTLLKTSLAHPSLVAKIVPQVGFTALLDWTRHFSGLALYSALYPLGNAIAPWTQTWTPTQKYYFQRWLQAWQYGAGGDYEA
- a CDS encoding transposase produces the protein MKTLKFKLYQHKRNRYLKRTINAAGVIYNHCIALHKRYYRMWGKHLSCAKLQSHIAKLRKRKAFWQWVGSQAVQDVCQRIEKAYQLFFKHHKQGVRPPGFKKVKKYKSFTLKQAGYKFLGGNRVKIGERVYQYWNSREIEGKVKTLTIKRTPLGDLFMVVVVDAGQYPEPEVAPSRIAGFDFGLKSFLTCSEGFSIESPQFFKQSLAAIQKASRHHSRKRKGSQGREKARLNLARRHEDIANRRRDWFWKLAHKLTEQFDVLYFETLNLKGMQRLWGRKVSDLGFREFLQILEWVAIKKGKHVAYIDRWFPSSKTCSKCEHVLESLELSTRQWRCPSCQSVNDRDDNAAVNIKQVGISTWGLGDVSQAQLAISV
- a CDS encoding beta-ketoacyl-ACP synthase, whose amino-acid sequence is MDVVVTGMGLVSALGDTLQASWQQLLANQSRILLRQPFPELEPRPLAMLGKHPVVLNDLTQQVVAAALQDAGLAPPLRESGVVIGSSRSYQSQWELQARHRLLAQPLPSDPIALPWLETLPGQVAIAAARQIGSSGPVLAPMAACATGIWAIAQGFELIRAGQCQRVIAGAVESPITPLTLAGFQQMGALAATGAYPFDRRREGLVLGEGAAVLVLESAELAQQRSALVYGRILGFGLTADGYHMSAPDPSSRAAIVAVQQCLDRSHLRPEAIDYIHAHGTATQLNDRHEASLIQQLFPLGVPVSSTKGATGHTLGVSGALGAAFCLMALRHQVLPPCVGLQEPEFDLGYVTEASDRPLQHALCFSFGFGGQNAVVAFGR